In one Heteronotia binoei isolate CCM8104 ecotype False Entrance Well chromosome 1, APGP_CSIRO_Hbin_v1, whole genome shotgun sequence genomic region, the following are encoded:
- the NPM1 gene encoding nucleophosmin isoform X2 → MEDSNMDIENMGSLRPQTFLFGCELKADKDYHFKVNDEENEHQLSLRTVSLGAGAKDELHVVEAEALDYEGNQIAVTLASLKMSVQPTVSLGGFEITPPVILRLKCGSGPVYVSGQHLVALEEEPESEDDEEEKVVNTSAKRPSNVALSKVPQKKAKLSEEDDDDEDDDEDDDDDDDEEDDEEEVKTPAKKPARESSAKNTPKSNQNGKDSKPVTPAKSKTPESHKEKKPQTPKSPKPFTLEDMKAKMQAQVQKGTVLPKAEAKFVNYIKNCFRTEDQEVMFIMV, encoded by the exons ATGGAGGATAGCAACATGGACATAGAGAACATGGGCTCCCTGCGGCCGCAGACCTTCCTTTTCG GTTGTGAACTAAAGGCAGACAAGGACTATCACTTCAAGGTGAACGATGAAGAAAATGAACACCAGCTGTCATTGAGGACT GTCAGTTTAGGAGCTGGTGCTAAAGATGAGCTACATGTTGTTGAAGCAGAAGCATTGGATTATGAAGGCAACCAGATTGCTGTTACACTGGCATCCTTGAAAATGTCAGTGCAGCCCACG GTTTCATTAGGAGGCTTTGAAATTACACCACCTGTAATCCTGCGGTTGAAATGTGGCTCTGGACCTGTCTATGTCAGTGGCCAGCATCTTGTGG CATTAGAAGAAGAGCCAGAatctgaagatgatgaagaagaaaaagttgTGAACACTTCAGCAAAGAGGCCCTCAAATGTGGCACTGAGTAAAGTTCCACAG AAAAAAGCAAAACTGtcagaggaagatgatgatgatgaagatgatgacgaAGATGATGATGA tgatgatgatgaggaggatgatgaagaggaagtgAAGACTCCAGCAAAAAAA CCAGCCCGTGAATCTTCTGCAAAAAACacaccaaaatcaaaccagaatGGAAAAGATTCTAAGCCGGTGACACCAGCTAAATCAAAA ACTCCAGAATCTCATAAGGAGAAGAAACCACAAACTCCTAAATCACCAAAACCCTTTACTCTAGAGGACATGAAAGCAAAAATGCAGGCACAAGTACAAAAG GGAACTGTTCTTCCTAAAGCGGAAGCCAAGTTTGTGAATTACATTAAGAATTGTTTCAGGACAGAGGATCAAGAGgtaatgtttattatggtttGA
- the NPM1 gene encoding nucleophosmin isoform X1 — MEDSNMDIENMGSLRPQTFLFGCELKADKDYHFKVNDEENEHQLSLRTVSLGAGAKDELHVVEAEALDYEGNQIAVTLASLKMSVQPTVSLGGFEITPPVILRLKCGSGPVYVSGQHLVALEEEPESEDDEEEKVVNTSAKRPSNVALSKVPQKKAKLSEEDDDDEDDDEDDDDDDDEEDDEEEVKTPAKKPARESSAKNTPKSNQNGKDSKPVTPAKSKTPESHKEKKPQTPKSPKPFTLEDMKAKMQAQVQKGTVLPKAEAKFVNYIKNCFRTEDQEIIQALWQWRKTL, encoded by the exons ATGGAGGATAGCAACATGGACATAGAGAACATGGGCTCCCTGCGGCCGCAGACCTTCCTTTTCG GTTGTGAACTAAAGGCAGACAAGGACTATCACTTCAAGGTGAACGATGAAGAAAATGAACACCAGCTGTCATTGAGGACT GTCAGTTTAGGAGCTGGTGCTAAAGATGAGCTACATGTTGTTGAAGCAGAAGCATTGGATTATGAAGGCAACCAGATTGCTGTTACACTGGCATCCTTGAAAATGTCAGTGCAGCCCACG GTTTCATTAGGAGGCTTTGAAATTACACCACCTGTAATCCTGCGGTTGAAATGTGGCTCTGGACCTGTCTATGTCAGTGGCCAGCATCTTGTGG CATTAGAAGAAGAGCCAGAatctgaagatgatgaagaagaaaaagttgTGAACACTTCAGCAAAGAGGCCCTCAAATGTGGCACTGAGTAAAGTTCCACAG AAAAAAGCAAAACTGtcagaggaagatgatgatgatgaagatgatgacgaAGATGATGATGA tgatgatgatgaggaggatgatgaagaggaagtgAAGACTCCAGCAAAAAAA CCAGCCCGTGAATCTTCTGCAAAAAACacaccaaaatcaaaccagaatGGAAAAGATTCTAAGCCGGTGACACCAGCTAAATCAAAA ACTCCAGAATCTCATAAGGAGAAGAAACCACAAACTCCTAAATCACCAAAACCCTTTACTCTAGAGGACATGAAAGCAAAAATGCAGGCACAAGTACAAAAG GGAACTGTTCTTCCTAAAGCGGAAGCCAAGTTTGTGAATTACATTAAGAATTGTTTCAGGACAGAGGATCAAGAG aTTATTCAAGCACTCTGGCAGTGGAGAAAGACTTTGTAA